Below is a genomic region from Triticum dicoccoides isolate Atlit2015 ecotype Zavitan chromosome 5A, WEW_v2.0, whole genome shotgun sequence.
AACCAACCTCACACTGAGCCACTCTCTTACAATGGATGGAATTGATCGATCATAAAGCATGTATACTGACCTATCCATCATCTTGGCTAGGAGGCGTACTGTGGTGCCCGTGCTGCCATCCTAGCAACCTGTGCCTGCTGCTGCGCATTGTTAACCTTGGTGCAGAGGACACGCTGGAAGAACTGCTCCCGTGCAAGTGCGCGCACGCTCCTGAGGTAGCCGTCGAACGGCACCGATCCTTCCTGCACAGCCTTGTCAAGCGCATAGATGGTGTCCTCGAGCGCCAAATCAGTAGCTGTGCACTCAAGCATCTGCCTGGACAGCACATCGGCCGGCTGGATAGCCCCCTCCGCCTCGGCGGTGTCATCAGCAGCCCCCTTGCGGTTCTCGGCAACCCAGGCCTCAATGACGTCAGTGGCCATCACCACGTCCTGAAGCCGGCGCTCGAGCGTCTCCTTCTCCTCCGTGATCCTGCGCACCCCGTCGTTCACCGCCTCCCCCCGGCCACGCAGCTCGGCCTGCACGGCGAAGAGGGAGTCGACCTCAGCCTCACGGGCGGTGCGCAGGGCAGCAGCATCAGCATAGGCAGTGTCGACGAGCTTGGAGATGGCGTTGCGCTTGAAGACCTCGGCTGGGTCCTCTGTGGGCGGCTGGCGCGCGGCGAGCTGGGGCGATGCCGGGAACCTGTATGGGCGAGGGGCAGGAGCATAGACGGCCTCGGGGCGCAtggcgggggaggcggcggcgggaggaggaggaggatgagcggGAGGAGGAGTGGGAGACGGGGCTGCGACGGATCTGGTGAAGAGCGGCGGGTCGAGGCCGAAGAGGTGGGAGAGGGATCTGACGAGGTCGAGGAGGTTGGAGGAGG
It encodes:
- the LOC119302861 gene encoding protein ELC-like, which encodes MAPSPSPPPAASGAQYAHQFLNTALSQRGPSALPYAEDVKWLIRNHLVALADAFPSLHPKAALFTHNDGRAAHLLQADGTVPIHHAGATYNLPAVIWLPETYPRSPPLVFLSPTRDMLIKPHHPLVDRSGLVANAPYLRSWVFPSSNLLDLVRSLSHLFGLDPPLFTRSVAAPSPTPPPAHPPPPPAAASPAMRPEAVYAPAPRPYRFPASPQLAARQPPTEDPAEVFKRNAISKLVDTAYADAAALRTAREAEVDSLFAVQAELRGRGEAVNDGVRRITEEKETLERRLQDVVMATDVIEAWVAENRKGAADDTAEAEGAIQPADVLSRQMLECTATDLALEDTIYALDKAVQEGSVPFDGYLRSVRALAREQFFQRVLCTKVNNAQQQAQVARMAARAPQYAS